A single region of the Yersinia entomophaga genome encodes:
- the glmM gene encoding phosphoglucosamine mutase → MSDRKYFGTDGIRGKVGDNPITPEFVLKLGWAAGKVLARHGSRKIIIGKDTRISGYMLESALEAGLAAAGLSASFTGPMPTPAVAYLTRAFRAEAGIVISASHNPFYDNGIKFFDIDGAKLPDEVEEAIEAEMEKPLTCVESSELGKASRIVDAAGRYIEFCKGTFPNELNLNGLKIVVDCANGATYHIAPSVLRELGATVIAIGCEPDGMNINEECGATDVRMLQERVLAEKAHVGLAFDGDGDRLMMVDHLGNKVDGDQILYIIAREGLRQGQLKGGAVGTLMSNMGLELALKQLGIPFARAKVGDRYVLEKMQENGWRIGAENSGHVILLDKTTTGDGIVAGLQVLTAMVRNDMSLHDLCSGMKLLPQILVNVRFSGNHNPLESEAVVAVTQQVEAELAGRGRVLLRKSGTEPLIRVMVEGDEEEELIKSLAHRIADAVKAAG, encoded by the coding sequence ATGAGTGACCGTAAATACTTTGGTACAGATGGCATTCGCGGAAAAGTAGGTGACAACCCGATTACGCCTGAGTTTGTATTGAAGCTCGGTTGGGCCGCAGGGAAGGTTCTGGCTCGTCATGGCTCGCGCAAGATCATCATTGGTAAAGATACGCGTATTTCCGGTTACATGCTGGAATCAGCGTTGGAGGCCGGTCTGGCTGCCGCTGGTTTATCTGCGTCATTCACTGGCCCAATGCCAACTCCTGCTGTGGCTTACCTGACTCGCGCTTTCCGAGCGGAAGCGGGCATCGTTATTTCCGCCTCTCATAATCCTTTCTATGACAACGGCATTAAATTCTTCGATATTGATGGTGCAAAACTGCCTGACGAAGTAGAAGAAGCCATTGAAGCGGAGATGGAAAAGCCACTGACTTGCGTTGAGTCATCAGAATTGGGTAAAGCCAGCCGTATTGTTGATGCAGCCGGCCGTTATATCGAATTTTGTAAAGGTACCTTCCCGAACGAATTAAATCTGAACGGTTTGAAAATCGTTGTGGACTGTGCCAACGGTGCAACCTATCACATTGCGCCAAGCGTATTACGTGAACTGGGCGCTACCGTGATTGCCATAGGCTGTGAGCCTGACGGTATGAACATCAATGAAGAATGTGGTGCTACCGATGTTCGTATGCTGCAAGAGCGCGTATTGGCTGAAAAAGCACACGTTGGTCTGGCCTTTGACGGCGACGGCGACCGCCTAATGATGGTTGACCATTTGGGCAATAAAGTGGATGGCGACCAGATTCTTTATATTATTGCGCGTGAAGGCCTGCGTCAGGGTCAGCTGAAAGGTGGCGCTGTTGGTACGCTGATGAGCAATATGGGTCTGGAGCTAGCGCTGAAGCAACTCGGCATTCCTTTCGCTCGCGCAAAAGTGGGCGACCGCTACGTGTTGGAAAAAATGCAGGAAAACGGCTGGCGTATCGGGGCTGAAAACTCCGGCCATGTGATTCTATTGGATAAAACCACCACCGGTGACGGTATCGTAGCAGGTTTGCAAGTGCTAACTGCGATGGTGCGTAACGACATGAGCCTGCATGATCTGTGCAGCGGCATGAAGTTATTGCCTCAGATACTGGTTAACGTTCGTTTCTCCGGTAATCACAATCCGCTAGAGTCCGAAGCCGTTGTTGCCGTGACTCAGCAGGTCGAGGCTGAACTGGCGGGGCGTGGCCGCGTGCTGTTACGTAAATCTGGCACTGAACCATTGATACGCGTAATGGTTGAAGGCGATGAAGAGGAAGAGCTAATTAAGTCTCTGGCTCATCGTATTGCCGATGCGGTAAAAGCAGCAGGTTAA
- the secG gene encoding preprotein translocase subunit SecG, with product MYEALLVIFLLISIGLVALIMLQQGKGADMGASFGAGASATLFGSNGSGNFMTRMTAVLATLFFVISLILGNMSTNQGRKGSEWENLGQPVKAEQTTAPVAPAKPSSDIPQ from the coding sequence ATGTACGAAGCTCTTCTGGTAATTTTCTTGCTGATTTCGATCGGGCTTGTGGCTCTGATCATGTTGCAGCAAGGTAAAGGCGCGGATATGGGAGCCTCATTCGGAGCAGGTGCTTCTGCCACTCTGTTCGGTTCGAATGGTTCCGGTAACTTCATGACCCGTATGACGGCTGTCTTGGCGACTTTATTTTTCGTCATCAGTCTGATTTTGGGCAATATGAGCACCAACCAGGGCCGTAAAGGCAGCGAGTGGGAAAACCTGGGTCAGCCAGTTAAAGCTGAGCAGACTACAGCGCCGGTAGCACCAGCTAAGCCGAGCAGCGATATCCCGCAGTAA
- the rimP gene encoding ribosome maturation factor RimP: MSTLEQKLTEIISAPVEALGYELVGIEFIRGRQSTLRIYIDSDDGITVDACADVSHQVSAVLDVEDPITVAYNLEVSSPGLDRPMFTAEHYSRYLGETVILVLRMAMQNRRKWQGIIKAVDGEMITVTVDGKDEVFALSNIQKANLVPHF; this comes from the coding sequence TTGTCCACATTAGAACAAAAGTTAACAGAGATTATTTCAGCACCGGTCGAAGCGTTAGGCTACGAATTAGTCGGCATCGAGTTCATCCGGGGGCGCCAATCGACGCTACGAATCTATATTGATAGTGACGATGGTATCACTGTTGATGCTTGTGCTGATGTCAGCCACCAGGTCAGCGCTGTATTGGACGTAGAAGATCCAATCACAGTCGCTTACAACTTGGAAGTTTCCTCTCCGGGCCTTGATCGCCCTATGTTCACCGCCGAACACTATAGTCGTTACCTTGGTGAAACAGTCATCCTGGTTTTGCGTATGGCAATGCAAAACCGCCGGAAATGGCAGGGTATTATTAAAGCTGTTGATGGTGAAATGATCACGGTTACTGTGGATGGAAAAGATGAAGTGTTCGCGCTGAGCAACATCCAGAAAGCGAACCTGGTACCCCACTTTTAA
- the nusA gene encoding transcription termination factor NusA, with amino-acid sequence MNKEILAVVEAVSNEKSLPREKIFEALETALATATKKKYEQEIEVRVSIDRKTGDFDTFRRWVAVDEVTMPTREITLEAAQYEDPSIQLGDYVEDQIESVTFDRITTQTAKQVIVQKVREAERAMVVEQFRQYLGEIVTGTVKKVNRDSIALDLGNNAEAVIGREDMLPRENFRPGDRIRGVLYDVRPEARGAQLFVSRSRSEMLIELFRIEVPEIGEELIEIKAAARDPGSRAKIAVKTNDKRIDPVGACVGMRGARVQAVSSELGGERIDIVLWDDNPAQFVINAMAPADVASIVVDEDRHTMDVAVEASNLAQAIGRNGQNVRLASQLSGWELNVMTADDLQAKHQAEAHAAIDTFTKHLDIDEDFATVLVEEGFSSLEELAYVPINELLEIDGLDEDMVEALRERAKAALTTLALAQEESLGDQKPADDLLNLEGLERSMAFKLAARGVCTLEDLAEQGIDDLADIEGLSDEQAGELIMAARNICWFGDNA; translated from the coding sequence ATGAACAAAGAGATTCTGGCTGTTGTAGAAGCAGTTTCCAATGAGAAATCCCTTCCGCGCGAGAAGATTTTTGAAGCGTTGGAAACCGCTCTAGCGACAGCGACCAAGAAAAAATACGAACAAGAAATTGAAGTCCGTGTCAGCATCGATCGTAAAACCGGCGATTTCGACACCTTCCGTCGTTGGGTCGCTGTTGATGAAGTGACGATGCCAACGCGTGAAATCACGCTGGAAGCCGCTCAATATGAAGACCCAAGCATTCAGTTGGGCGATTATGTCGAAGATCAGATTGAATCCGTAACTTTCGACCGCATTACTACGCAAACCGCGAAGCAGGTTATCGTACAAAAAGTACGTGAAGCTGAGCGTGCGATGGTGGTCGAGCAATTCCGTCAGTATTTAGGCGAGATTGTCACGGGTACAGTGAAAAAAGTTAACCGCGATAGTATCGCGCTGGACTTGGGTAACAACGCTGAAGCGGTGATTGGCCGTGAAGATATGTTGCCACGTGAAAACTTCCGTCCGGGCGACCGCATCCGTGGTGTTCTGTACGACGTGCGTCCTGAAGCTCGCGGCGCGCAGCTGTTTGTCAGCCGCTCCCGTTCAGAAATGCTGATTGAATTGTTCCGTATTGAAGTACCAGAAATTGGTGAAGAGTTGATCGAAATTAAAGCCGCAGCCCGTGATCCGGGTTCTCGTGCTAAGATTGCGGTCAAAACCAACGATAAGCGTATCGATCCTGTGGGTGCCTGTGTAGGTATGCGCGGTGCGCGAGTTCAGGCCGTTTCCAGCGAGCTTGGCGGCGAGCGTATCGATATCGTGTTGTGGGATGATAATCCGGCTCAGTTTGTTATCAATGCCATGGCTCCGGCTGATGTTGCGTCAATCGTTGTTGATGAAGACCGACACACGATGGATGTCGCTGTTGAAGCCAGCAATCTGGCTCAGGCGATTGGCCGTAACGGTCAAAACGTCCGTTTGGCTTCACAGCTTAGCGGCTGGGAGCTGAACGTGATGACAGCAGATGATCTTCAGGCGAAACATCAGGCTGAAGCTCATGCGGCGATCGATACCTTCACCAAACATCTTGATATTGATGAAGATTTCGCCACTGTGTTGGTTGAAGAAGGTTTCTCTTCTCTGGAAGAGTTGGCTTATGTGCCAATCAACGAACTGTTGGAAATAGATGGCCTTGATGAAGATATGGTAGAAGCGCTGCGTGAGCGCGCTAAAGCTGCATTGACCACGCTGGCCCTGGCACAAGAAGAAAGTCTTGGCGATCAAAAACCCGCAGATGACCTACTGAATTTGGAAGGTCTGGAACGTAGCATGGCATTTAAATTGGCTGCGCGCGGTGTGTGTACGCTGGAAGATCTTGCCGAGCAGGGTATCGACGATCTGGCAGATATTGAAGGGTTGAGCGATGAGCAAGCCGGCGAGCTGATTATGGCCGCACGTAATATCTGTTGGTTTGGCGATAATGCGTAA
- the infB gene encoding translation initiation factor IF-2, with protein sequence MTDVTVKSLAAEIQTPVDRLVQQFADAGIKKSEVDSVTQQEKETLLAHLNREHGSAPNKLTLQRKTRSTLNIPSTGGKSKSVQIEVRKKRTYVNTPEAEQAKAEEQAQREAEEQAQREAAAAAQKIAEENAKRAAEEQAKREAAEKAKRQAAEKEKVTNQQTDEKTKPAQTDKARREAEAAELKRSVEEETRRKVEEDAKRVAEEARKMAAENEGKWPEPVAEQTESADYHVTTSQHARAAEDENDAKVEGDRRSRTRGGKATKQKKGNKLSESKADREEARAVGRKGKRKPSTLQQSFNKPVVAVNRDVVIGETVTVAELANKMAVKGSQVIKAMMKLGAMATINQVIDQETAQLVAEEMGHKVILRRENELEEALMSDRDTGTGIAAESRAPVVTIMGHVDHGKTSLLDYIRSTKVASGEAGGITQHIGAYHVETDNGMITFLDTPGHAAFTSMRARGAQATDIVVLVVAADDGVMPQTIEAIQHAKAANVPVVVAVNKMDKPEADPDRVKTELSQYGIQPEEWGGESQFINVSAKAGTGIDELLNAILLQAEVLELKAVRSGMASGVVIESFLDKGRGPVATVLVQEGTLNKGDIVLCGFEYGRVRAMRDELGRDITSAGPSIPVEILGLSSVPAAGDEVTVVRDEKKAREVALYRQGKFREVKLARQQKSKLENMFANMTEGEVSELNIVIKSDVQGSCEAICDSLEKLSTDEVKVRIVGSGVGGITETDATLAAASGAIILGFNVRADASARRVVETEGLDLRYYSVIYSLIDEVKQAMSGMLAPEYKQQIIGLAEVRDVFKSPKFGAIAGCMVTEGVIKRNNPIRVLRDNVVIYEGELESLRRFKDDVNEVRNGMECGIGVKNYNDVRTGDMIEVFEIIEIKRTIA encoded by the coding sequence ATGACAGATGTAACCGTTAAATCGCTGGCAGCAGAGATTCAGACCCCGGTTGATCGCCTGGTACAGCAGTTTGCTGATGCAGGGATCAAGAAGTCTGAAGTAGACTCCGTTACCCAGCAAGAAAAAGAAACATTGCTGGCGCACCTGAACCGTGAACACGGCAGCGCGCCAAATAAACTCACGTTGCAACGCAAAACGCGTAGCACCTTGAATATTCCGAGCACCGGCGGAAAAAGTAAATCGGTGCAAATCGAGGTCCGCAAGAAACGCACTTATGTAAATACGCCGGAAGCTGAACAAGCGAAAGCGGAAGAGCAGGCACAGCGTGAAGCGGAAGAGCAGGCACAACGTGAAGCAGCAGCGGCAGCGCAGAAAATCGCTGAAGAAAATGCTAAACGTGCGGCCGAAGAACAAGCCAAACGTGAGGCCGCTGAAAAAGCTAAACGCCAAGCAGCGGAAAAAGAAAAAGTGACGAATCAACAAACCGACGAAAAAACCAAGCCAGCTCAGACCGATAAAGCACGCCGTGAAGCTGAAGCTGCCGAGCTGAAACGCTCTGTAGAAGAAGAAACACGCCGTAAGGTCGAAGAAGACGCGAAACGCGTTGCTGAAGAGGCCCGTAAAATGGCGGCTGAAAACGAAGGTAAATGGCCAGAACCTGTGGCTGAGCAGACCGAGTCTGCTGACTACCATGTAACGACCTCTCAACATGCTCGCGCCGCAGAAGATGAAAACGACGCGAAAGTTGAAGGCGATCGCCGTAGCCGCACTCGTGGTGGCAAAGCGACTAAACAGAAAAAAGGCAATAAACTTTCCGAGTCTAAAGCCGATCGCGAAGAAGCGCGTGCCGTTGGCCGTAAGGGTAAACGTAAGCCAAGCACTTTGCAGCAGAGCTTCAACAAGCCAGTGGTTGCGGTAAACCGTGACGTAGTGATTGGCGAAACTGTTACCGTTGCCGAACTGGCTAACAAAATGGCTGTTAAAGGTTCTCAGGTCATCAAAGCGATGATGAAACTGGGTGCAATGGCAACCATCAACCAGGTTATCGATCAGGAAACAGCTCAGCTGGTTGCTGAAGAGATGGGCCACAAAGTTATCCTGCGTCGTGAAAACGAGCTGGAAGAAGCGCTGATGAGCGACCGTGATACAGGTACTGGTATTGCAGCTGAGTCACGCGCTCCAGTTGTCACCATCATGGGCCACGTTGACCACGGTAAAACCTCTCTGCTGGACTACATCCGCTCCACTAAAGTGGCGTCGGGCGAAGCAGGCGGCATTACTCAGCACATCGGTGCTTATCACGTTGAAACTGACAACGGCATGATCACCTTCCTGGATACCCCAGGACACGCAGCGTTTACTTCAATGCGTGCTCGTGGTGCTCAGGCGACAGATATCGTTGTTCTGGTTGTTGCGGCAGACGATGGCGTGATGCCACAGACTATCGAAGCTATCCAGCATGCGAAAGCGGCGAACGTGCCGGTTGTCGTTGCAGTGAACAAAATGGATAAGCCAGAAGCCGATCCAGACCGCGTTAAAACCGAACTGTCTCAGTACGGCATCCAGCCGGAAGAGTGGGGCGGCGAGTCTCAGTTCATCAACGTGTCTGCTAAAGCGGGTACAGGTATTGACGAACTGTTGAACGCAATCCTGCTGCAAGCTGAAGTGCTGGAACTGAAAGCGGTTCGTAGCGGCATGGCAAGCGGTGTGGTTATCGAATCCTTCCTGGATAAAGGCCGTGGCCCAGTTGCTACCGTGCTGGTTCAAGAAGGAACGCTGAACAAGGGCGATATCGTACTGTGTGGCTTCGAGTATGGCCGTGTGCGTGCGATGCGTGACGAATTAGGTCGCGACATCACCTCCGCTGGTCCGTCTATTCCGGTTGAAATTCTGGGTCTGTCCAGCGTTCCTGCTGCCGGTGACGAAGTTACCGTTGTTCGTGATGAGAAAAAAGCGCGTGAAGTTGCACTGTATCGTCAGGGTAAATTCCGCGAAGTTAAACTGGCTCGTCAGCAGAAATCTAAACTGGAAAACATGTTTGCGAACATGACCGAAGGCGAAGTTTCTGAACTGAACATCGTAATCAAGTCTGACGTACAGGGTTCTTGTGAAGCTATCTGTGATTCACTGGAAAAACTGTCTACCGACGAAGTGAAAGTGCGCATTGTGGGTTCAGGCGTTGGTGGTATCACCGAAACTGATGCAACTCTGGCCGCTGCTTCTGGCGCAATCATTCTTGGCTTTAACGTCCGTGCTGATGCTTCAGCCCGTCGCGTAGTTGAGACTGAAGGCCTGGATCTGCGTTACTACTCCGTTATCTATAGCCTGATTGACGAAGTCAAGCAGGCAATGAGCGGTATGTTGGCACCAGAGTACAAACAGCAAATCATTGGTCTGGCTGAAGTTCGTGATGTATTTAAATCACCGAAATTCGGCGCCATTGCTGGTTGTATGGTTACCGAAGGTGTGATTAAGCGTAACAACCCAATCCGCGTTCTGCGTGACAACGTGGTTATCTACGAAGGCGAGCTGGAATCTCTGCGCCGCTTCAAAGATGACGTAAACGAAGTCCGTAACGGTATGGAATGTGGTATCGGCGTTAAGAACTACAACGACGTGCGTACTGGCGATATGATCGAAGTATTCGAAATCATTGAAATCAAACGTACCATCGCTTAA
- the rbfA gene encoding 30S ribosome-binding factor RbfA, with protein MAKEFSRSQRVSQEMQKEIAIILQREIKDPRVGMATVSGIELSRDLAYAKVFVTFLNVLTDNADPDTVKNGIKALQDASGYIRTLLGKAMRLRIVPELTFAYDNSLIEGMRMSNLVTNVIKNDVERQTSTGTDEEK; from the coding sequence ATGGCAAAAGAATTTAGCCGCTCTCAGCGCGTTTCTCAGGAAATGCAAAAAGAGATCGCAATCATTCTACAGCGTGAAATCAAAGATCCTCGTGTCGGTATGGCGACGGTGTCGGGTATCGAACTTTCTCGCGATCTGGCCTACGCCAAGGTTTTTGTCACTTTCCTGAATGTATTAACCGACAATGCCGATCCTGATACGGTCAAAAACGGTATCAAGGCACTGCAAGACGCTTCCGGTTATATCCGTACTTTGCTGGGTAAAGCCATGCGTTTGCGCATTGTGCCCGAGCTGACATTTGCCTATGACAACTCCCTGATTGAAGGGATGCGTATGTCTAACCTGGTCACAAACGTCATCAAAAATGACGTTGAGCGTCAGACCTCTACAGGCACTGACGAGGAGAAGTAA
- the truB gene encoding tRNA pseudouridine(55) synthase TruB: MGRPRRRGRDINGVLLLDKPLGLSSNDVLQKVKRLFSANRAGHTGALDPLATGMLPICLGEATKFSQFLLDSDKRYRVIARLGQRTDTSDAEGALISERDVNFTQEQLDAALDSFRGDTQQVPSMYSALKHQGKPLYEYARQGIEVEREARDITVYELQFIRWEGYELELEIHCSKGTYIRTIIDDLGEMLGCGAHVSYLRRLQVATYPSDRMVTLEQLSAMVETAQAEERSPNPELDKLLLPMDSAVLNFPEVNLLPIVAAYVKQGQPVQVAGAPTEGMVRMTEGEERNFIGIGIIADDGRVAPKRLVVEHVE, encoded by the coding sequence ATGGGTCGACCACGTCGTCGTGGCCGTGACATTAACGGTGTTCTGTTATTGGACAAACCGTTAGGCCTCTCATCAAATGACGTTTTGCAGAAAGTGAAGCGTCTTTTCAGTGCTAACCGTGCAGGTCATACCGGTGCATTGGACCCATTAGCTACCGGTATGCTGCCTATCTGTCTGGGCGAAGCGACCAAGTTTTCTCAATTCCTGCTGGATTCTGATAAACGCTACCGCGTGATTGCCCGTCTGGGCCAACGTACCGATACCTCTGATGCAGAGGGTGCGTTGATTAGCGAGCGTGACGTCAATTTCACTCAGGAACAGCTGGACGCCGCGTTGGATAGTTTCCGCGGTGACACCCAGCAAGTGCCTTCCATGTATTCTGCGCTGAAACATCAGGGCAAACCGCTGTACGAGTATGCTCGTCAGGGAATCGAAGTGGAGCGAGAAGCCCGTGATATCACGGTCTATGAGCTGCAATTCATTCGTTGGGAAGGTTATGAGCTGGAGCTGGAAATTCATTGCTCAAAAGGTACCTACATTCGCACCATCATTGATGATTTGGGCGAAATGTTAGGCTGCGGTGCCCATGTCAGCTATCTGCGTCGTTTGCAGGTTGCAACTTATCCGAGCGATCGGATGGTGACACTGGAGCAACTAAGCGCCATGGTTGAAACGGCTCAGGCCGAAGAGCGTTCACCTAACCCGGAACTGGATAAACTGTTGCTCCCAATGGATAGCGCAGTGTTGAATTTCCCGGAAGTGAATTTGCTGCCAATCGTTGCAGCTTATGTGAAACAGGGTCAACCGGTTCAGGTGGCGGGTGCGCCAACTGAAGGCATGGTCCGCATGACCGAAGGCGAAGAGCGCAATTTCATCGGCATCGGTATTATTGCTGATGATGGCAGAGTCGCACCGAAACGTTTGGTTGTGGAACACGTAGAATAG
- the rpsO gene encoding 30S ribosomal protein S15, translated as MSLSVEAKAKIVADFGRGANDTGSSEVQVALLTAQINHLQSHFSEHKKDHHSRRGLLRMVSTRRKLLDYLKREDVARYASLIERLGLRR; from the coding sequence ATGTCTCTAAGTGTTGAAGCGAAAGCTAAAATTGTTGCTGACTTCGGTCGTGGTGCTAACGACACCGGTTCTAGCGAAGTTCAGGTTGCTCTGTTGACTGCACAAATTAACCATTTGCAAAGTCACTTCTCCGAGCACAAAAAAGATCACCACAGCCGTCGTGGTCTGCTGCGTATGGTATCCACGCGTCGTAAGCTGCTGGACTACCTGAAGCGTGAAGATGTAGCGCGTTATGCTTCCCTGATCGAGCGTCTGGGTCTGCGTCGCTAA
- the pnp gene encoding polyribonucleotide nucleotidyltransferase, protein MLTPIIRKFQYGQHTVTIETGMMARQATAAVMVSMDDTAVFVTVVGQKKAKPGQSFFPLTVNYQERTYAAGRIPGSFFRREGRPSEGETLTSRLIDRPIRPLFPEGFLNEVQVIATVVSVNPQVNPDIVALIGASAALSLSGIPFNGPIGAARVGFINDQYVLNPTTDELKESRLDLVVAGTAAAVLMVESEADILSEDQMLGAVVFGHEQQQVVIENINALVAEAGKPKWDWQPEAVNEALYARVAELASARLGDAYRITEKQERYTQVDAIKAEVTESLLAADETLDASEIQDILGSVEKDVVRSRVLRGEPRIDGREKDMIRGLDVRTGVLPRTHGSALFTRGETQALVTATLGTARDAQNIDELMGERTDSFLLHYNFPPYSVGETGMVGSPKRREIGHGRLAKRGVLAVMPSPSEFPYTIRVVSEITESNGSSSMASVCGASLALMDAGVPIKAAVAGIAMGLVKDEENFVVLSDILGDEDHLGDMDFKVAGSREGITALQMDIKIEGITREIMQEALSQAKGARLHILGVMEQAISTPRGDISEFAPRIYTMKINSDKIKDVIGKGGSVIRALTEETGTTIEIEDDGTIKIAATDGEKAKHAIRRIEEITAEIEVGRIYAGKVTRIVDFGAFVAIGGGKEGLVHISQIADKRVEKVTDYLQMGQEVPVKVMEVDRQGRIRLSIKEATTPDAEAPAPEAAE, encoded by the coding sequence TTGCTGACTCCGATTATTCGTAAGTTCCAGTACGGTCAACATACCGTGACCATTGAAACCGGTATGATGGCTCGCCAGGCAACTGCTGCCGTTATGGTAAGCATGGACGACACCGCAGTATTCGTTACTGTTGTTGGCCAGAAAAAAGCCAAGCCAGGCCAAAGCTTCTTCCCACTGACCGTTAACTATCAGGAGCGTACTTACGCTGCTGGTCGTATCCCAGGCAGTTTCTTCCGTCGTGAAGGCCGTCCAAGCGAAGGCGAAACCCTGACCTCTCGCCTGATTGACCGTCCGATTCGCCCTCTGTTCCCAGAAGGCTTTCTGAATGAAGTTCAGGTTATCGCGACCGTTGTTTCCGTTAACCCACAGGTTAACCCGGACATCGTTGCTCTGATCGGTGCATCTGCGGCTCTGAGCCTGTCAGGTATTCCATTCAACGGCCCAATCGGTGCTGCACGCGTTGGTTTTATCAATGACCAATACGTTCTGAACCCGACGACCGATGAGCTGAAAGAAAGTCGTCTGGATCTGGTTGTTGCCGGTACAGCTGCCGCAGTATTGATGGTTGAATCCGAAGCAGACATCCTGAGCGAAGATCAAATGCTGGGCGCAGTGGTATTCGGTCACGAACAACAACAGGTTGTGATTGAAAACATCAACGCACTGGTTGCTGAAGCGGGCAAACCTAAGTGGGATTGGCAGCCAGAAGCGGTTAACGAAGCGCTGTATGCGCGCGTTGCTGAATTGGCCAGCGCACGTCTGGGCGATGCATACCGTATTACCGAGAAACAAGAGCGTTACACTCAGGTTGATGCAATCAAAGCTGAAGTGACCGAATCTCTGCTGGCGGCAGACGAGACTCTGGATGCTTCAGAAATTCAGGACATCCTGGGCAGCGTAGAGAAAGACGTGGTTCGTAGCCGTGTTCTGCGTGGCGAGCCGCGTATCGATGGCCGCGAAAAAGACATGATCCGTGGTCTGGACGTTCGTACTGGCGTATTGCCACGTACTCACGGTTCAGCACTGTTCACCCGTGGCGAAACTCAGGCGCTGGTAACCGCGACTCTGGGTACCGCACGTGACGCGCAAAATATTGATGAACTGATGGGTGAGCGTACTGACTCATTCCTGCTACACTATAACTTCCCTCCTTACTCTGTTGGTGAAACAGGTATGGTTGGTTCACCTAAGCGTCGTGAGATTGGCCATGGCCGTCTGGCGAAACGCGGTGTGTTGGCCGTTATGCCAAGCCCGAGCGAATTCCCCTATACCATTCGTGTGGTTTCTGAAATCACCGAATCTAACGGTTCTTCCTCAATGGCTTCCGTTTGTGGTGCTTCTCTGGCCCTGATGGACGCTGGCGTGCCAATCAAAGCCGCCGTTGCGGGTATCGCAATGGGTCTGGTTAAAGATGAAGAAAACTTTGTGGTTCTGTCCGATATCTTGGGTGACGAAGATCACTTGGGCGACATGGACTTCAAAGTAGCGGGTAGCCGTGAAGGTATTACCGCGCTGCAAATGGATATTAAAATCGAAGGTATTACCCGCGAAATCATGCAGGAAGCACTGAGCCAGGCCAAGGGTGCGCGTCTGCACATTCTGGGCGTAATGGAACAGGCTATCAGCACACCACGTGGTGATATCTCCGAGTTCGCTCCACGTATCTACACCATGAAGATCAACTCTGACAAAATCAAAGATGTGATCGGTAAAGGTGGTTCTGTGATTCGTGCGCTGACGGAAGAAACAGGTACTACCATCGAAATCGAAGATGATGGCACCATCAAGATTGCAGCAACTGACGGCGAAAAAGCGAAACACGCTATTCGTCGCATCGAAGAAATCACTGCTGAAATCGAAGTGGGTCGCATCTACGCTGGTAAAGTAACTCGTATCGTTGATTTCGGTGCGTTCGTTGCTATCGGTGGCGGTAAAGAAGGTTTGGTTCATATTTCTCAAATCGCTGACAAGCGCGTAGAGAAAGTGACTGATTACCT